Proteins found in one Haloarcula litorea genomic segment:
- a CDS encoding type B DNA-directed DNA polymerase codes for MPFTIDFLDDGRVLEWEATTNGAVVTERDKYTLRFYVAARDSETDIDLTTLQSVYDQHPDVVATELVARRPGFRRDEEAVLAVDVAHIDRVTPLARQARQLSAYPVGDLACFNVDFSREFRYCLETGADPTPASELSTLRLSVPVTETSNDIYGELSVAGDAVSGSPTDILTAVQGALEAHNPDVLVISTSEIVPTLYEMATDAGVDDFSLSRWPGVDYQQLASRSTYSSYGRVGHSPARYNVPGRAIIDESNTFFYGETNLDGVLDLVSRSKKPVQELAWASIGNVLTAIQICEAHDRGVLVPWNSWRHEFYKPMGTLHDADRGGFIFAPEVGLHENVHELDFSSLYPNIICTRNVSPDVIRCDCHSGRDDVPGLGYSICDDRGYLVDVLQPIIDARDEIKAAIRREKERDDPDEDRLAELEGRSGALKWILVACFGYQGFSNAKFGRIECHEAINAFAREILLTAKQRLETGGWRVVHGIVDSIWVTPNPDVDDEDREDLQTLATEITERVEIRLEHEAHYDWVAFVPQRESDAGALTKYFGKVAGDDEFKLRGIEARQRSTPPFIERVQRECLNRFDATRSPDAVLGRLQDAIDQLHAGQVPIEQLVERNRVSKPLEGYTQNTQNVAALKRARDQNLAIHPGQDIEYVVVDDGKTSRERVALAHEEVEMYDPDHYETELIRAVESVLSPLDWTRSDIRRALSETRVPELTTFTESKKN; via the coding sequence ATGCCGTTCACAATCGACTTCCTGGACGACGGCCGCGTCCTGGAGTGGGAGGCGACCACCAACGGTGCCGTCGTAACAGAACGAGACAAGTATACCCTGCGTTTCTACGTCGCCGCTCGCGATTCCGAGACCGACATCGACCTCACGACGCTCCAATCGGTGTACGACCAGCACCCGGATGTCGTCGCGACCGAACTAGTGGCGCGACGCCCCGGCTTTCGACGAGACGAGGAGGCCGTTCTCGCAGTCGACGTTGCCCACATCGATCGCGTCACTCCACTCGCCCGGCAGGCGCGCCAGCTGTCGGCCTATCCAGTCGGGGATCTCGCCTGTTTCAACGTGGACTTTTCGCGAGAGTTCCGGTACTGTCTGGAGACCGGCGCCGATCCGACGCCGGCGAGCGAGCTGTCGACGCTCCGGCTCAGCGTTCCGGTGACCGAAACGAGCAACGACATCTATGGGGAACTGTCCGTCGCCGGCGACGCCGTCTCCGGCTCGCCGACGGATATCCTGACCGCCGTCCAGGGGGCGCTCGAAGCTCACAATCCGGATGTCCTGGTCATCTCAACGAGCGAGATCGTCCCGACCCTGTACGAGATGGCGACCGACGCCGGCGTCGACGACTTCTCGCTGAGTCGGTGGCCGGGCGTCGACTACCAGCAGCTCGCGAGCCGGTCGACGTATTCGAGCTACGGCCGCGTCGGTCACTCGCCGGCACGGTACAACGTGCCCGGCCGGGCGATCATCGACGAGTCGAACACGTTCTTCTACGGGGAAACGAACCTCGACGGCGTCCTCGACCTCGTGTCGCGCTCGAAAAAGCCCGTCCAGGAACTCGCGTGGGCGTCAATCGGGAACGTCCTTACGGCGATTCAGATCTGTGAGGCCCACGACCGCGGCGTCCTCGTCCCGTGGAACTCCTGGCGCCACGAGTTCTACAAGCCGATGGGGACGCTCCACGACGCCGACCGCGGCGGCTTCATCTTCGCGCCCGAGGTCGGCCTCCACGAGAACGTCCACGAACTCGACTTCTCCTCGTTGTATCCGAACATCATCTGTACCCGGAACGTCTCGCCGGACGTCATCCGGTGTGACTGCCACAGCGGCCGCGACGACGTCCCTGGCCTCGGGTACTCGATCTGCGACGACCGGGGCTACCTCGTCGACGTGCTACAGCCGATCATCGACGCTCGCGACGAGATCAAGGCGGCCATCCGTCGCGAGAAGGAACGGGACGACCCCGACGAGGACCGGCTGGCGGAACTCGAGGGACGGTCGGGAGCGCTGAAGTGGATCCTCGTCGCCTGCTTCGGCTATCAGGGGTTCAGCAACGCGAAGTTCGGCCGTATCGAGTGCCACGAGGCGATCAACGCGTTCGCTCGGGAGATTCTGCTGACGGCGAAACAGCGGCTGGAAACCGGGGGCTGGCGCGTCGTCCACGGCATCGTCGACTCCATCTGGGTGACGCCGAATCCCGACGTCGACGACGAGGACCGCGAGGACCTCCAGACCCTCGCAACGGAGATCACGGAACGCGTCGAGATTCGGCTCGAACACGAAGCCCACTACGACTGGGTGGCGTTCGTCCCGCAGCGCGAGAGCGACGCCGGCGCGTTGACGAAGTACTTCGGGAAGGTCGCCGGCGACGACGAGTTCAAACTGAGAGGGATCGAAGCGCGGCAGCGCTCAACGCCACCCTTCATCGAAAGAGTTCAGCGAGAGTGCCTCAATCGATTCGATGCGACTCGGTCACCGGACGCGGTGCTCGGACGTCTTCAGGATGCAATCGACCAGCTACACGCTGGTCAGGTCCCGATTGAGCAGCTCGTCGAACGGAATCGTGTATCCAAACCACTCGAAGGCTACACCCAAAACACGCAGAACGTGGCGGCGCTGAAGCGCGCTCGTGACCAGAACCTCGCCATCCATCCGGGACAGGACATCGAGTACGTCGTCGTTGACGATGGGAAGACCTCGCGAGAGCGGGTCGCGTTGGCTCACGAGGAAGTCGAGATGTACGATCCGGACCACTACGAGACGGAACTCATCAGAGCTGTCGAGAGCGTTCTCTCACCATTAGACTGGACCCGGTCAGACATTCGTCGGGCGCTCTCGGAGACACGGGTGCCAGAGCTGACAACGTTCACGGAGTCGAAAAAGAATTAA
- a CDS encoding RNA-guided endonuclease InsQ/TnpB family protein produces MRRTNTFAVRPLTDDDERLLRELLDASASLWNELNYERRQQFFDGKSVWDTADYRKQYVGVLGSATAQQVIRKNKSAWKSFFAAREDSGDAAPPGYWGSEDAGRELRTFIRNDQYTLEFGERSRVEIPVGQDLKEKYGLGYYERLRLQLVGSPKWDGEKGQLEIQYDEVSDTFRAFQPVTVPDSQRDSPLADESAALDVGANNFVACTTTTGKRFLYEGRELFADFRETTEEIARLQSKLREGRYSSQRIRRLYRKRTRRRDHAQEALCRDLIERLYDEGVATVYVGDLTDVLSTHWHPEVNEKTHQFWAHRSFVDRLKDTAEEYGIFVEERSEAFTTATCVECGEQVETERYGDVFRCSCGHESHADLDASRTFLERETGTELETGSMARPVRLTWDDHTWSESPCSPERASPNEERTDRSTGDGKFASVGTV; encoded by the coding sequence GTGAGGCGAACCAACACCTTCGCGGTCAGACCGCTTACTGACGACGACGAGCGGCTACTCCGCGAATTGTTGGACGCCTCCGCCAGTCTCTGGAACGAACTCAACTACGAACGTCGCCAACAGTTCTTTGATGGCAAGTCAGTGTGGGACACCGCCGACTACCGGAAACAGTACGTCGGTGTTCTCGGCTCTGCCACCGCTCAACAAGTAATCCGCAAGAATAAGTCGGCGTGGAAGTCGTTCTTCGCTGCCCGTGAAGACAGCGGGGATGCCGCTCCGCCCGGTTACTGGGGTAGCGAAGACGCTGGACGTGAGCTGCGAACGTTTATCCGGAACGACCAGTACACGCTTGAGTTCGGCGAGCGGAGTCGAGTCGAGATCCCCGTAGGGCAAGACTTGAAAGAGAAGTACGGACTCGGATACTACGAGCGACTCCGTCTGCAACTTGTTGGGAGCCCGAAGTGGGACGGCGAGAAAGGGCAGTTGGAAATACAGTACGACGAAGTGAGCGACACGTTCAGAGCCTTTCAGCCCGTCACAGTACCAGATTCGCAACGGGATTCACCACTAGCCGACGAATCGGCTGCTTTGGACGTGGGCGCAAACAACTTCGTCGCCTGTACGACGACGACCGGCAAACGGTTCCTCTACGAGGGTCGCGAGTTGTTCGCTGACTTCCGTGAGACGACCGAAGAGATCGCCCGTCTACAATCTAAACTCCGCGAGGGTCGGTACAGCAGTCAGCGGATTCGCCGACTGTACCGTAAGCGAACGCGTCGCCGTGACCACGCGCAGGAAGCACTCTGTCGTGACCTGATCGAACGGCTGTATGATGAGGGCGTAGCAACGGTGTATGTGGGCGACCTCACTGACGTGCTCTCGACACACTGGCACCCAGAAGTCAACGAGAAGACCCACCAGTTCTGGGCACACCGCTCGTTTGTCGACCGTCTCAAAGACACTGCCGAGGAGTACGGAATCTTTGTCGAAGAGCGGTCAGAGGCGTTCACGACGGCAACCTGTGTCGAGTGTGGCGAGCAGGTGGAGACAGAGCGGTATGGCGACGTGTTTCGGTGTTCGTGTGGACACGAGAGCCACGCTGATCTCGACGCCTCACGGACGTTTCTTGAACGGGAGACTGGCACTGAACTCGAGACAGGGTCGATGGCACGGCCCGTGCGCCTCACGTGGGACGACCACACTTGGTCGGAGTCACCATGCTCTCCCGAGAGGGCCAGTCCCAACGAGGAGCGCACAGACCGGAGTACCGGCGACGGGAAATTTGCCTCCGTGGGGACGGTATAG
- a CDS encoding ester cyclase has translation MEQPRLRGGDAFADGGTVSDPATEGTLSGEEIKEWVEETTEGFPDVRFEVERRVADHDKGLLFVEWTMYGTRDGPFGPLPPTGQSVEMNGVDVIAFSDDGITSINGFFDMTDFKEQLGLTFPAVLGQLPTLAVGAIKATL, from the coding sequence GTGGAACAACCACGACTCCGAGGGGGTGATGCGTTTGCTGACGGGGGAACGGTTTCTGATCCAGCGACTGAAGGGACACTCTCCGGTGAGGAGATCAAAGAATGGGTGGAGGAAACGACTGAGGGATTTCCGGACGTACGTTTCGAAGTTGAGCGACGTGTCGCTGACCACGATAAGGGGTTGCTGTTCGTCGAGTGGACGATGTACGGGACTCGTGATGGGCCGTTCGGTCCACTCCCGCCGACAGGCCAGTCTGTAGAGATGAACGGCGTTGATGTCATCGCGTTCTCCGACGATGGGATCACCTCTATCAACGGCTTTTTCGATATGACAGATTTCAAGGAGCAGCTCGGACTCACGTTCCCAGCGGTACTCGGTCAGCTACCGACGCTCGCTGTCGGAGCTATCAAGGCTACCCTCTAA
- a CDS encoding cupin domain-containing protein, translating into MNDGEGGVNDAEPLVFEHGMDESGEKYVRMEVTLHPGTDTANDDLAHHPTLFDVPDRHVHPKQEERFEVVTGEYAIERDGTQHTLTPGDELVVPPGTPHTQRNPTDDPIRVAHEHRPPLDSPTVYESFYALAQTGQTDDDGMPGPLQTAVVVDEYPGHTYRPSPPVPVQKALFSVLAGVGRLAGYEATHTHDDVVTHG; encoded by the coding sequence ATGAACGACGGTGAGGGAGGCGTTAACGATGCTGAACCGCTGGTGTTCGAGCACGGAATGGACGAGTCGGGCGAGAAGTACGTCCGCATGGAGGTCACGCTCCACCCGGGAACGGATACGGCAAATGATGACCTCGCTCACCATCCAACGCTGTTCGACGTCCCCGACAGACACGTACACCCGAAACAGGAGGAGCGATTCGAGGTGGTCACGGGCGAGTACGCCATCGAGCGGGACGGCACACAGCATACGCTGACGCCGGGCGACGAACTCGTCGTCCCGCCGGGCACGCCACACACCCAGCGGAACCCGACAGACGACCCGATTCGTGTCGCCCACGAACACCGCCCGCCGCTGGACTCGCCGACAGTCTACGAGTCGTTCTACGCGCTAGCACAGACAGGGCAGACCGACGACGACGGGATGCCGGGACCCCTCCAGACCGCAGTGGTGGTCGACGAGTACCCCGGCCACACGTACAGACCCAGCCCGCCAGTCCCTGTCCAGAAGGCGCTTTTCAGCGTCCTCGCGGGCGTCGGTCGACTGGCCGGCTACGAGGCGACCCACACCCACGACGACGTGGTCACCCACGGCTAA